From Scatophagus argus isolate fScaArg1 chromosome 10, fScaArg1.pri, whole genome shotgun sequence, a single genomic window includes:
- the sf3b5 gene encoding splicing factor 3B subunit 5 — protein MTDRYNIHSQLEHLQSKYIGTGHADTSKWEWLVNQHRDSYCSYMGHFDLLNYFSISENESKARVRFNLMEKMLQPCGPPADKPEDA, from the coding sequence ATGACAGACAGATACAACATCCACAGTCAACTGGAGCATCTTCAATCGAAGTACATCGGCACAGGACATGCCGACACCAGCAAATGGGAATGGCTGGTCAATCAGCACAGAGACTCTTATTGCTCCTACATGGGACATTTTGACCTGCTCAACTACTTCTCCATCTCCGAGAATGAGAGCAAAGCGCGTGTCCGATTCAACCTCATGGAGAAGATGCTTCAGCCATGTGGACCACCAGCAGACAAACCTGAAGATGCCTAG